The following proteins come from a genomic window of Solea solea chromosome 3, fSolSol10.1, whole genome shotgun sequence:
- the kmt2e gene encoding inactive histone-lysine N-methyltransferase 2E isoform X2, which yields MSIVIPVGVDTADASYLDMAAGSEPESVEASPVVVEKSSYPHQIYSSSSHHSHSYIGLPYADHNYGARPPPTPPASPPPSMLIRQVEGGLFVPGGQDDASRGTTLSTSEDGSYGADITRCICGFTHDDGYMICCDKCSAWQHIDCMGIDRQNIPETYLCESCQPRQLDKERAILLQTRKRECLSDGDTSATESGDEVPLELYSTFQHTPTTITLTTGRLGHKQTDKKRKKSGEKEPPASSARAKKAFREGSRKSSRVKGAAPDQEPSEHPSLWENKIKTWMERYEEASSNQYSEDVQVLLRVKEQGDGKSLAYNTHPASFKPPVESQVQKNKKILKAVRDLAPDSLIIEYRGKFMLRQQFEANGYFFKRPYPFVLFYSKFDGVEMCVDARSFGNEARFIRRSCTPNSEVRHVIEDGMLHLYIYSLRPITKGTEITIGFDFDYGSCKYKVDCACVKGNQECPVLKHNLEPTENLASVGRRRVSRKDKEMVRDDLGQNQNMGLDGEGRSKSVGDGKQRKLSPLRLSISNNQDPELYEDLEDKTSISNEVEMESEEQIAERRRKMASPAEQSHLPVGAASSWKGLKHKETREERKMEAILQAFARMEKREKRREQALERIGSGKTEVGGRSDIKEEPPATPEAADSPVVMQPLLEVKEEPGLKPAKVKSSRNRKSFSRNRTHIGQQRRRARTISTCSDLPPASPTESVEPLTNDVSEGDTPTAPEPEAIFAQAPDSSPPHSGSPAPERQRKNFKTKKHFVSEWVGEKQQDRVAVRTPEPVPERPLRISSDPEVLATQLNALPGMACSPQVYSTPKHYVRFSSPFLANRSPTTPGVPTGRRRSRELQETLPSTGSCKKRWLKQALEEEGSTSPARRPSLFMPSEGSLSPSINGDSDSPLPYNGTCSLPELPTPLKKRRLCPLDACMSESSTPYGSPCATPTRTDPAETPSTPVLLATPPRPRADESSTEHLPSTQTLSAPPESESSGESSPELSRKPSVQEADRPPSLATSPCIRAPGSDGPPTEPKVSVPESPQPPAAESKDCGEDQADGGVIEGNSSETTTTTTTTLSSTETSSFPGWIKSPERGQTGTAGLNFSPVNSNLRDLTPSHTLEPLAAPFRPEAAAGTAAVSTAGTGPLVSPQPPFSEAQGQLFYPCPEEGSSLGFSRSLNGDGTGEAGGSAQNPPQKKKVSLLEYRKRQREARRSGSKNECSSPVSTVPPLTVDAFPVALEAASEPPPPPAPTMPCSSSSNNNNSSSSSSSSINSINSSSSSSSSSSSNNSSSSNSITITTATSATVKDLQTPEEAEAAAERGEKDGEGQWTSSTSVEQARERSYHRALLLSKDKDGDGETEGGETPAARDCPSPGPQQTPTHAPGSPRALAQTPGRSVKEEDADAQPRTPNPTNQPPSKPAGPKPAPLTPTKLHPTPVPSSPVHFPGSSLLHSPKPQPQGSPYRSQRALFTAQPQNQPQVQAQPQTGPTPFPQYNSQSAPPPPPPPPPPPAPLASAAYFPTQSPSPAGPFPGFKPSVNPPYPPGSQPLMQTLSHTMHYQSSAAPPPPPPPPPHPMPGPTLLHVNLQPPPLQQHQLMMAAVPPPPPPPQGQASQQQQQQQQQQPPGGSTLLSLTPPPPPPPPPPAPSSNPAMQPHHFQNLGGFQPALMHPGGAVNPSLPQSTYPPPLQQTGLPPPPPPPPQQTQQGQVQATASQMPSGTRGAPASSTPFHSSGYLSTGWH from the exons ATGAGCATAGTCATCCCAGTGGGGGTGGACACAGCAGACGCCTCATACCTGGACATGGCGGCAGGCTCAGA ACCAGAATCAGTGGAGGCCAGTCCTGTGGTCGTGGAAAAGTCCAGCTACCCACACCAGATCTACAGCAGCAGTTCTCACCATTCCCACAGTTACATTGGCCTGCCTTATGct GACCATAATTATGGGGCGCGGCCCCCACCTACGCCACCggcctcccctcctccctccatgtTGATCCGACAAGTAGAGGGGGGGTTGTTTGTACCAGGGGGGCAGGACGACGCTTCCAGGGGCACCACGCTCAGCACGTCTGAGGATGGAAGCTACGGCGCCGACATCACCCGCTGCATCTGTGGATTCACCCACGATGACGGCTACATGATCTGCTGTGACAAGTGCAG TGCCTGGCAACATATAGACTGCATGGGCATCGACAGGCAGAACATTCCCGAGACCTATCTGTGTGAAAGCTGCCAACCACGACAGCTGGACAAGGAGAGGGCCATCCTGCTCCAGACCAGGAAACGTGAATGTTTGTCGG ATGGCGACACCAGTGCTACAGAGAGTGGAGATGAGGTGCCGCTAGAGCTGTACTCCACCTTCCAACACACGCCCACCACCATCACCCTGACGACGGGGCGCCTCGGCCATAAACAGACTGATAAAAAGCGTAAAAAGAGTGGAGAAAAGGAGCCTCCGGCTTCTTCTGCACGAGCTAAGAAG GCCTTTCGCGAGGGGTCGAGAAAGTCCTCGAGGGTAAAG GGCGCAGCTCCAGACCAGGAGCCATCAGAGCACCCGTCTCTGTGGGAAAACAAGATCAAGACGTGGATGGAGCGGTACGAGGAGGCCAGCAGCAATCAGTACAGCGAAGACGTCCAGGTCCTCTTACGTGTTAAGGAGCAAGGCGACGGCAAAAGTCTCGCGTACAACACACACCCTGCCTCTTTCAAACCACCTGTGGAG AGTCAAGtacagaagaacaagaagatCCTCAAGGCGGTGCGAGACCTGGCCCCAGACTCGCTCATCATCGAGTACCGGGGAAAGTTCATGCTTCGACAGCAGTTCGAGGCCAATGGTTACTTCTTCAAGAG GCCGTAcccatttgtattattttattccaAATTTGATGGGGTGGAGATGTGTGTGGACGCCCGCAGCTTCGGCAACGAAGCGCGTTTCATTCGTCGCTCCTGTACTCCCAACTCTGAG GTGCGGCACGTCATCGAGGACGGCATGCTCCATCTGTACATCTACTCACTGAGGCCAATCACTAAGGGCACAGAGATCACCATTGGCTTTGATTTTGATTATGGCAGCTG TAAATACAAGGTGGACTGTGCCTGTGTGAAGGGGAACCAGGAATGCCCCGTGCTCAAGCACAACTTGGAGCCCACAGAGAACTTGGCCTCTGTAGGCCGGCGTCGCGTGAGTCGTAAGGACAAGGAGATGGTGCGGGACGACCTGGGCCAGAACCAGAACATGGGTCTGGATGGCGAGGGGAGGAGCAAGAGTGTAGGCGACGGCAAACAGAGAAAGCTTTCTCCCCTCCGCCTCTCCATCTCAAACAACCAG GATCCTGAGTTATATGAGGATCTAGAAGACAAAACCTCCATTAGCAATGAAGTAGAGATGGAGTCAGAAGAGCAGattgcagagaggaggaggaagatg GCCAGCCCAGCGGAGCAGTCCCATCTCCCTGTCGGGGCGGCTTCCAGCTGGAAGGGACTGAAACACAAGGAG ACACGAGAAGAGAGGAAAATGGAGGCCATCCTGCAGGCCTTTGCACGcatggagaagagagagaagcgcAGGGAACAGGCCCTGGAGCGGATTGGCAGCGGCAAGACGGAGGTCGGAGGTCGCAGTGACATCAAGGAGGAGCCTCCAGCGACGCCTGAGGCGGCAGATTCTCCGGTCGTCATGCAG CCTCTTctggaggtgaaggaggagccGGGATTGAAGCCGGCAAAGGTGAAAAGCTCGAGGAACAGGAAGAGCTTCTCAAGGAACCGCACGCACATCGGCCAACAGCGCCGGCGAGCTCGCACCATCAGCACCTGCTCCGACTTACCTCCAGCCTCTCCCACTGAGTCTGTGGAGCCTCTGACCAATGACGTCTCTGAGGGAGACACGCCCACTGCACCAGAGCCAGAGGCCATTTTTGCCCAAGCACCGGACAGCAGCCCTCCTCACAGCGGCTCACCTGCACCTGAGAGACAGCGCAAAAACTTCAAAACTAAAAAG CACTTTGTCAGTGAGTGGGTGGGAGAGAAGCAGCAGGATCGTGTTGCAGTGCGGACCCCTGAACCGGTCCCAGAGAGACCCCTGAGAATAAGCAGCGACCCCGAAGTTCTCGCCACGCAGCTGAACGCCTTACCGGGCATGGCCTGCTCGCCGCAGGTCTACAGCACGCCCAAACACTACGTCCGCTTCTCGTCCCCGTTCCTGGCAAACCGCAGTCCCACCACTCCTGGAGTCCCCACAGGAAGACGGCGGTCCAGAGAACTGCAGGAAACGCTGCCATCTACAGGCTCCTGCAAGAAG cgATGGTTGAAGCAGGctctggaggaggagggctCCACCAGCCCGGCCAGACGCCCGAGCCTCTTCATGCCCAGTGAAGGTTCTCTCAGCCCGTCCATCAACGGAGACTCTGACAGTCCTCTGCCCTACAACGGCACCTGCTCGCTGCCAG agTTGCCGACTCCTTTGAAAAAGCGTCGCTTGTGTCCGTTGGACGCCTGCATGTCCGAGAGCTCCACGCCCTACGGCTCTCCTTGTGCCACGCCCACAAGGACGGACCCGGCCGAGACGCCATCGACGCCCGTCTTACTGGCCACTCCCCCGCGCCCCCGGGCGGACGAGTCCAGTACAGAACACTTACCCAGCACACAGACACTTAGTGCTCCTCCGGAG AGTGAATCTTCAGGGGAGAGTTCACCGGAGCTCAGCCGGAAACCCAGTGTGCAAGAG GCTGATCGGCCTCCGTCGTTAGCCACCTCCCCGTGCATCAGGGCTCCCGGCTCAGACGGACCCCCGACAGAACCCAAGGTGTCGGTTCCGGAGAGTCCACAGCCTCCAGCAGCGGAGTCCAAGGACTGCGGCGAGGACCAAGCCGACGGTGGAGTTATTGAAGGCAACAGCAGcgagacgacgacgacgacgacgacgacgttGTCGTCTACAGAGACTTCCTCTTTCCCCGGCTGGATCAAAAGCCCGGAGAGAGGCCAGACTGGAACAGCTGGCCTGAACTTCTCCCCAGTCAACTCAAACTTAAGGGACCTCACCCCGTCACACACCCTGGAGCCTCTGGCGGCTCCGTTCAGGCCCGAGGCTGCAGCTGGGACTGCAGCGGTGTCCACAGCAGGCACGGGGCCGTTGGTTAGCCCTCAGCCCCCCTTCAGCGAAGCTCAGGGGCAGCTGTTTTACCCCTGCCCCGAGGAGGGAAGCTCACTCGGGTTCTCGCGCTCACTGAACGGGGATGGCACCGGCGAGGCTGGAGGATCAGCGCAGAACCctccacagaagaagaag GTTTCTCTGCTCGAGTACAGAAAGCGTCAGCGAGAAGCTCGTCGCAGCGGCTCCAAGAACGAGTGCAGCTCTCCTGTTTCCACCGTGCCGCCTCTGACCGTCGATGCCTTTCCTGTCGCTCTCGAGGCCGCCAGCGAACCCCCCCCACCTCCTGctcccacaatgccctgcagcagcagcagcaacaacaacaacagcagcagcagcagcagcagcagcatcaacagcatcaacagcagcagcagcagcagcagcagcagcagcagcaacaacagcagcagcagcaacagcatcaccatcaccacGGCAACCAGTGCCACAGTCAAGGACCTGCAAACTCCAGAAGAGGCTGAGgctgctgcagagagaggagagaaggatgGAGAAGGACAGTG GACGTCGTCGACCTCTGTGGAGCAGGCGCGTGAGCGGAGCTACCACCGAGCTCTGCTGCTCAGCAAGGACAAGGACGGAG aTGGTGAAACAGAGGGCGGAGAAACACCTGCAGCGAGAGACTGTCCATCACCCGGTCCTCAGCAGACGCCCACCCACGCT cccgGCTCTCCTCGTGCTCTCGCTCAGACTCCTGGTCGCTCAGTGAAGGAGGAAGACGCTGACGCTCAGCCTCGGACGCCTAATCCGACCAATCAGCCGCCGAGCAAGCCCGCAGGACCCAAGCCGGCTCCTCTGACCCCCACCAAGCTGCACCCGACGCCCGTCCCCTCGTCTCCGGTCCACTTTCCCGgctcctctctccttcactctccCAAGCCCCAACCTCAAGGCTCCCCGTACCGCAGCCAGAGGGCGCTGTTCACTGCGCAGCCTCAGAACCAGCCCCAGGTTCAGGCCCAGCCTCAAACTGGTCCCACTCCTTTCCCCCAGTATAACTCTCAGAGTGCTCCgcccccgcctcctcctcctcctcctcctcctgctcctctggccTCCGCAGCGTATTTTCCCACGCAGAGCCCCTCGCCTGCCGGACCCTTCCCCGGGTTTAAACCCTCAGTCAATCCTCCGTACCCTCCCGGGTCTCAGCCCCTGATGCAAACTCTTTCCCACACCATGCACTATCAGAGCTCAGCGGCTCCGCCTCCACCCccgcctccccctcctcacccaATGCCCGGCCCCACTCTGCTGCACGTGAACCTGCAGCCTCCTCCCCTCCAGCAGCATCAGCTCATGATGGCTGCCGTCCCtcccccgccccctccccctcAGGGCCAGgcctcccagcagcagcagcagcagcagcagcagcagcctcccgGCGGCAGCACCTTGCTGTCACTCacgcctcctccgcctcctcccccGCCTCCCCCAGCGCCGTCGTCTAACCCCGCGATGCAGCCACACCACTTTCAGAACTTGGGGGGGTTTCAGCCGGCGCTGATGCATCCAGGCGGTGCTGTCAATCCTTCGTTGCCCCAGTCTACGTACCCCCCGCCCCTTCAGCAGACCGGACTGCCTccgccccccccacctcccccccaACAGACTCAACAAGGCCAGGTCCAGGCCACCGCCTCCCAGATGCCGTCTGGGACCCGCGGAGCCCCTGCATCCTCGACCCCCTTCCACAGCTCGGGGTACCTTAGTACGGGGTGGCACTGA
- the kmt2e gene encoding inactive histone-lysine N-methyltransferase 2E isoform X4, with product MSIVIPVGVDTADASYLDMAAGSEPESVEASPVVVEKSSYPHQIYSSSSHHSHSYIGLPYADHNYGARPPPTPPASPPPSMLIRQVEGGLFVPGGQDDASRGTTLSTSEDGSYGADITRCICGFTHDDGYMICCDKCSAWQHIDCMGIDRQNIPETYLCESCQPRQLDKERAILLQTRKRECLSDGDTSATESGDEVPLELYSTFQHTPTTITLTTGRLGHKQTDKKRKKSGEKEPPASSARAKKAFREGSRKSSRVKGAAPDQEPSEHPSLWENKIKTWMERYEEASSNQYSEDVQVLLRVKEQGDGKSLAYNTHPASFKPPVESQVQKNKKILKAVRDLAPDSLIIEYRGKFMLRQQFEANGYFFKRPYPFVLFYSKFDGVEMCVDARSFGNEARFIRRSCTPNSEVRHVIEDGMLHLYIYSLRPITKGTEITIGFDFDYGSCKYKVDCACVKGNQECPVLKHNLEPTENLASVGRRRVSRKDKEMVRDDLGQNQNMGLDGEGRSKSVGDGKQRKLSPLRLSISNNQDPELYEDLEDKTSISNEVEMESEEQIAERRRKMTREERKMEAILQAFARMEKREKRREQALERIGSGKTEVGGRSDIKEEPPATPEAADSPVVMQPLLEVKEEPGLKPAKVKSSRNRKSFSRNRTHIGQQRRRARTISTCSDLPPASPTESVEPLTNDVSEGDTPTAPEPEAIFAQAPDSSPPHSGSPAPERQRKNFKTKKHFVSEWVGEKQQDRVAVRTPEPVPERPLRISSDPEVLATQLNALPGMACSPQVYSTPKHYVRFSSPFLANRSPTTPGVPTGRRRSRELQETLPSTGSCKKRWLKQALEEEGSTSPARRPSLFMPSEGSLSPSINGDSDSPLPYNGTCSLPELPTPLKKRRLCPLDACMSESSTPYGSPCATPTRTDPAETPSTPVLLATPPRPRADESSTEHLPSTQTLSAPPESESSGESSPELSRKPSVQEADRPPSLATSPCIRAPGSDGPPTEPKVSVPESPQPPAAESKDCGEDQADGGVIEGNSSETTTTTTTTLSSTETSSFPGWIKSPERGQTGTAGLNFSPVNSNLRDLTPSHTLEPLAAPFRPEAAAGTAAVSTAGTGPLVSPQPPFSEAQGQLFYPCPEEGSSLGFSRSLNGDGTGEAGGSAQNPPQKKKVSLLEYRKRQREARRSGSKNECSSPVSTVPPLTVDAFPVALEAASEPPPPPAPTMPCSSSSNNNNSSSSSSSSINSINSSSSSSSSSSSNNSSSSNSITITTATSATVKDLQTPEEAEAAAERGEKDGEGQWTSSTSVEQARERSYHRALLLSKDKDGDGETEGGETPAARDCPSPGPQQTPTHAPGSPRALAQTPGRSVKEEDADAQPRTPNPTNQPPSKPAGPKPAPLTPTKLHPTPVPSSPVHFPGSSLLHSPKPQPQGSPYRSQRALFTAQPQNQPQVQAQPQTGPTPFPQYNSQSAPPPPPPPPPPPAPLASAAYFPTQSPSPAGPFPGFKPSVNPPYPPGSQPLMQTLSHTMHYQSSAAPPPPPPPPPHPMPGPTLLHVNLQPPPLQQHQLMMAAVPPPPPPPQGQASQQQQQQQQQQPPGGSTLLSLTPPPPPPPPPPAPSSNPAMQPHHFQNLGGFQPALMHPGGAVNPSLPQSTYPPPLQQTGLPPPPPPPPQQTQQGQVQATASQMPSGTRGAPASSTPFHSSGYLSTGWH from the exons ATGAGCATAGTCATCCCAGTGGGGGTGGACACAGCAGACGCCTCATACCTGGACATGGCGGCAGGCTCAGA ACCAGAATCAGTGGAGGCCAGTCCTGTGGTCGTGGAAAAGTCCAGCTACCCACACCAGATCTACAGCAGCAGTTCTCACCATTCCCACAGTTACATTGGCCTGCCTTATGct GACCATAATTATGGGGCGCGGCCCCCACCTACGCCACCggcctcccctcctccctccatgtTGATCCGACAAGTAGAGGGGGGGTTGTTTGTACCAGGGGGGCAGGACGACGCTTCCAGGGGCACCACGCTCAGCACGTCTGAGGATGGAAGCTACGGCGCCGACATCACCCGCTGCATCTGTGGATTCACCCACGATGACGGCTACATGATCTGCTGTGACAAGTGCAG TGCCTGGCAACATATAGACTGCATGGGCATCGACAGGCAGAACATTCCCGAGACCTATCTGTGTGAAAGCTGCCAACCACGACAGCTGGACAAGGAGAGGGCCATCCTGCTCCAGACCAGGAAACGTGAATGTTTGTCGG ATGGCGACACCAGTGCTACAGAGAGTGGAGATGAGGTGCCGCTAGAGCTGTACTCCACCTTCCAACACACGCCCACCACCATCACCCTGACGACGGGGCGCCTCGGCCATAAACAGACTGATAAAAAGCGTAAAAAGAGTGGAGAAAAGGAGCCTCCGGCTTCTTCTGCACGAGCTAAGAAG GCCTTTCGCGAGGGGTCGAGAAAGTCCTCGAGGGTAAAG GGCGCAGCTCCAGACCAGGAGCCATCAGAGCACCCGTCTCTGTGGGAAAACAAGATCAAGACGTGGATGGAGCGGTACGAGGAGGCCAGCAGCAATCAGTACAGCGAAGACGTCCAGGTCCTCTTACGTGTTAAGGAGCAAGGCGACGGCAAAAGTCTCGCGTACAACACACACCCTGCCTCTTTCAAACCACCTGTGGAG AGTCAAGtacagaagaacaagaagatCCTCAAGGCGGTGCGAGACCTGGCCCCAGACTCGCTCATCATCGAGTACCGGGGAAAGTTCATGCTTCGACAGCAGTTCGAGGCCAATGGTTACTTCTTCAAGAG GCCGTAcccatttgtattattttattccaAATTTGATGGGGTGGAGATGTGTGTGGACGCCCGCAGCTTCGGCAACGAAGCGCGTTTCATTCGTCGCTCCTGTACTCCCAACTCTGAG GTGCGGCACGTCATCGAGGACGGCATGCTCCATCTGTACATCTACTCACTGAGGCCAATCACTAAGGGCACAGAGATCACCATTGGCTTTGATTTTGATTATGGCAGCTG TAAATACAAGGTGGACTGTGCCTGTGTGAAGGGGAACCAGGAATGCCCCGTGCTCAAGCACAACTTGGAGCCCACAGAGAACTTGGCCTCTGTAGGCCGGCGTCGCGTGAGTCGTAAGGACAAGGAGATGGTGCGGGACGACCTGGGCCAGAACCAGAACATGGGTCTGGATGGCGAGGGGAGGAGCAAGAGTGTAGGCGACGGCAAACAGAGAAAGCTTTCTCCCCTCCGCCTCTCCATCTCAAACAACCAG GATCCTGAGTTATATGAGGATCTAGAAGACAAAACCTCCATTAGCAATGAAGTAGAGATGGAGTCAGAAGAGCAGattgcagagaggaggaggaagatg ACACGAGAAGAGAGGAAAATGGAGGCCATCCTGCAGGCCTTTGCACGcatggagaagagagagaagcgcAGGGAACAGGCCCTGGAGCGGATTGGCAGCGGCAAGACGGAGGTCGGAGGTCGCAGTGACATCAAGGAGGAGCCTCCAGCGACGCCTGAGGCGGCAGATTCTCCGGTCGTCATGCAG CCTCTTctggaggtgaaggaggagccGGGATTGAAGCCGGCAAAGGTGAAAAGCTCGAGGAACAGGAAGAGCTTCTCAAGGAACCGCACGCACATCGGCCAACAGCGCCGGCGAGCTCGCACCATCAGCACCTGCTCCGACTTACCTCCAGCCTCTCCCACTGAGTCTGTGGAGCCTCTGACCAATGACGTCTCTGAGGGAGACACGCCCACTGCACCAGAGCCAGAGGCCATTTTTGCCCAAGCACCGGACAGCAGCCCTCCTCACAGCGGCTCACCTGCACCTGAGAGACAGCGCAAAAACTTCAAAACTAAAAAG CACTTTGTCAGTGAGTGGGTGGGAGAGAAGCAGCAGGATCGTGTTGCAGTGCGGACCCCTGAACCGGTCCCAGAGAGACCCCTGAGAATAAGCAGCGACCCCGAAGTTCTCGCCACGCAGCTGAACGCCTTACCGGGCATGGCCTGCTCGCCGCAGGTCTACAGCACGCCCAAACACTACGTCCGCTTCTCGTCCCCGTTCCTGGCAAACCGCAGTCCCACCACTCCTGGAGTCCCCACAGGAAGACGGCGGTCCAGAGAACTGCAGGAAACGCTGCCATCTACAGGCTCCTGCAAGAAG cgATGGTTGAAGCAGGctctggaggaggagggctCCACCAGCCCGGCCAGACGCCCGAGCCTCTTCATGCCCAGTGAAGGTTCTCTCAGCCCGTCCATCAACGGAGACTCTGACAGTCCTCTGCCCTACAACGGCACCTGCTCGCTGCCAG agTTGCCGACTCCTTTGAAAAAGCGTCGCTTGTGTCCGTTGGACGCCTGCATGTCCGAGAGCTCCACGCCCTACGGCTCTCCTTGTGCCACGCCCACAAGGACGGACCCGGCCGAGACGCCATCGACGCCCGTCTTACTGGCCACTCCCCCGCGCCCCCGGGCGGACGAGTCCAGTACAGAACACTTACCCAGCACACAGACACTTAGTGCTCCTCCGGAG AGTGAATCTTCAGGGGAGAGTTCACCGGAGCTCAGCCGGAAACCCAGTGTGCAAGAG GCTGATCGGCCTCCGTCGTTAGCCACCTCCCCGTGCATCAGGGCTCCCGGCTCAGACGGACCCCCGACAGAACCCAAGGTGTCGGTTCCGGAGAGTCCACAGCCTCCAGCAGCGGAGTCCAAGGACTGCGGCGAGGACCAAGCCGACGGTGGAGTTATTGAAGGCAACAGCAGcgagacgacgacgacgacgacgacgacgttGTCGTCTACAGAGACTTCCTCTTTCCCCGGCTGGATCAAAAGCCCGGAGAGAGGCCAGACTGGAACAGCTGGCCTGAACTTCTCCCCAGTCAACTCAAACTTAAGGGACCTCACCCCGTCACACACCCTGGAGCCTCTGGCGGCTCCGTTCAGGCCCGAGGCTGCAGCTGGGACTGCAGCGGTGTCCACAGCAGGCACGGGGCCGTTGGTTAGCCCTCAGCCCCCCTTCAGCGAAGCTCAGGGGCAGCTGTTTTACCCCTGCCCCGAGGAGGGAAGCTCACTCGGGTTCTCGCGCTCACTGAACGGGGATGGCACCGGCGAGGCTGGAGGATCAGCGCAGAACCctccacagaagaagaag GTTTCTCTGCTCGAGTACAGAAAGCGTCAGCGAGAAGCTCGTCGCAGCGGCTCCAAGAACGAGTGCAGCTCTCCTGTTTCCACCGTGCCGCCTCTGACCGTCGATGCCTTTCCTGTCGCTCTCGAGGCCGCCAGCGAACCCCCCCCACCTCCTGctcccacaatgccctgcagcagcagcagcaacaacaacaacagcagcagcagcagcagcagcagcatcaacagcatcaacagcagcagcagcagcagcagcagcagcagcagcaacaacagcagcagcagcaacagcatcaccatcaccacGGCAACCAGTGCCACAGTCAAGGACCTGCAAACTCCAGAAGAGGCTGAGgctgctgcagagagaggagagaaggatgGAGAAGGACAGTG GACGTCGTCGACCTCTGTGGAGCAGGCGCGTGAGCGGAGCTACCACCGAGCTCTGCTGCTCAGCAAGGACAAGGACGGAG aTGGTGAAACAGAGGGCGGAGAAACACCTGCAGCGAGAGACTGTCCATCACCCGGTCCTCAGCAGACGCCCACCCACGCT cccgGCTCTCCTCGTGCTCTCGCTCAGACTCCTGGTCGCTCAGTGAAGGAGGAAGACGCTGACGCTCAGCCTCGGACGCCTAATCCGACCAATCAGCCGCCGAGCAAGCCCGCAGGACCCAAGCCGGCTCCTCTGACCCCCACCAAGCTGCACCCGACGCCCGTCCCCTCGTCTCCGGTCCACTTTCCCGgctcctctctccttcactctccCAAGCCCCAACCTCAAGGCTCCCCGTACCGCAGCCAGAGGGCGCTGTTCACTGCGCAGCCTCAGAACCAGCCCCAGGTTCAGGCCCAGCCTCAAACTGGTCCCACTCCTTTCCCCCAGTATAACTCTCAGAGTGCTCCgcccccgcctcctcctcctcctcctcctcctgctcctctggccTCCGCAGCGTATTTTCCCACGCAGAGCCCCTCGCCTGCCGGACCCTTCCCCGGGTTTAAACCCTCAGTCAATCCTCCGTACCCTCCCGGGTCTCAGCCCCTGATGCAAACTCTTTCCCACACCATGCACTATCAGAGCTCAGCGGCTCCGCCTCCACCCccgcctccccctcctcacccaATGCCCGGCCCCACTCTGCTGCACGTGAACCTGCAGCCTCCTCCCCTCCAGCAGCATCAGCTCATGATGGCTGCCGTCCCtcccccgccccctccccctcAGGGCCAGgcctcccagcagcagcagcagcagcagcagcagcagcctcccgGCGGCAGCACCTTGCTGTCACTCacgcctcctccgcctcctcccccGCCTCCCCCAGCGCCGTCGTCTAACCCCGCGATGCAGCCACACCACTTTCAGAACTTGGGGGGGTTTCAGCCGGCGCTGATGCATCCAGGCGGTGCTGTCAATCCTTCGTTGCCCCAGTCTACGTACCCCCCGCCCCTTCAGCAGACCGGACTGCCTccgccccccccacctcccccccaACAGACTCAACAAGGCCAGGTCCAGGCCACCGCCTCCCAGATGCCGTCTGGGACCCGCGGAGCCCCTGCATCCTCGACCCCCTTCCACAGCTCGGGGTACCTTAGTACGGGGTGGCACTGA